cattacaataATGATTTCTAacttcttatttaattattttttaatttttgggcacttttagactcgtacatttagcacattaaaaaaatttcaataaagagagtttaaaatacaaaacgtcaCACTATACTCATAGCGGACAGTGTTTTCAGGGCCatttaaaaggcatatttttcaatcaagatttttatgggtttctactatttaaaatatcaaattattagtttttttggtgaaaataaatgattgagaagcgattagcatgaagaaaaaaaatagctCAAGTAGCCTATTGACATCAGCTGCTAGTACAAACGCGAAACATTAATTGTACTGGTCATTAAAGTGCAGTATGTTTCTAACCCAAATAAATAACAACGCTTCATACATTAAACACGCTATATCCTTTTTAATTGCGCTCTGAAAaaaaatgatgacgtcacagGGAACGCAAAGGGCCGCCGTTGGCACTTGGCGCTATATGAAACATCGATCTCGAAATTGTTTTCAAGTTTACGCTCTGTAACAATTTACAGCTTTTGTGCAAAAAGCTGCACGATATTTTGTACACTTCAaagaaaaatcgtttttatgcGTCTAGACTTCTTATCTTTAGGgtaatatttctttttaatcTTAATACCACTTTGCttttaaagtaaagtaaaatctaagataataaaaattaaaactagatgcaaaatattttgtaactttactgatttagtttaataatataatattgccaGCATATTCATTGCCtcgaaatttgtttatcgcacaAGGAAGTACAatgtaattaagtatttttattttttattaataactatatTAGAAATAGTAAGTCCTTAATTAAATAATCTCTATACCCGTAACTGACATACAGGTACACATACAAACATAGCCTACAACATAgcatatttttagggtttcttAGTCAACAAGGTaccctataagggttccttgtttcggtctgtcagtccgtctgtctgtccgcggttttgcttagAGACTATATGACCTACAAAGCTGCAATTTGACatgaatatacatattaatgatgcagacaaaatggtacataaaacctttgaaaaatatagtattttttatggGGATTCATCTCCGCTTGTTGTATAGGGGAGGTCCCCTATACAACAAGCGGAGATGAATTTTTTTCTTCGCATCCACCCCATCATGTCGTTGGAAaggtttttcaaaaatattacaagtattcatagataattttccgattaaattcatttgtgaaatattaaattttaaagtggaaaaaatcgttagagtccagtgtcccccccttctccCAGCTAAACGGgtgtttctggaaatgtgaaataattcacgggagtaggtaatattatgctgaatttaaaaagaaaactatcacggctaagcaGACTTCATAATTACTTATTGAGTAacagtcgatcaactaaaaacaTGTATTCAgtgaagtataaaggaacttttcgtttaaattcctttgaaagtaactgagttGATATTGTTAGTAacgtgtaaaacacgttataaatgtacattcattgaccatacaaaaattttcaaaaactagcggtactacggaaccctatattgcgcgtggccctacacgcacttggccggttttattattAGTACGAAAAGCTGTTATTAAAACAGcaccctaaaaatattttattattaaaggttCCAATTAAGTGGACCGTCAAGCGTATCACGTCGTCGCGGACGCCAGTCGCCGCGCTCAGTTGTCGCCAGATACGGGATACCCCTTCCGAGTCATTAGAAGCTGCCTGTGAAatgttgcgggttcgaatccacataataagaaaaacttatgaattattatgacgattgttttatattttttagacgcacacaatatatttataagCTATTACATGGCTTTTATGGCGGGCTTTGAGCGTGGCGATCGAATCAATAAactccgtaacgaaaaaaacctaacgcGGCGGGTGTTACGTTAGGTTAGTACTCTGACGTTGCCGCACCGCTATGCCGATGCGGTGCGTGCGGTGTTGCTGTGCATCTAACGTCggttcagttcggcagacttcggcacggtgtttgtgtgcgtgcggataggcgtatgcgaattataattccatactagctgttgcccgcgacttcgtccgcgtggacttcagtttatagcgcgcggtgtcaataaaattggtgtcaaaagcttttcgaaaccctggtaccccttaaatcaaaatacccaaaacagccgtgtagtgtgcacataatatgttttttttttaattaaacttttttataccaagcttatttaccgttacacaacttagctgcataatgcattacacaactttagctttgcccaatacccataaactatttagtatttattattggtagactgttgtttctgatatctatgttggtacgtgagttatttaataacatacaataacaatcgaaagaatcgaaatttaactcaacatggtaccacctcttatagaaatacataagagcaagcgatagcgcgatctaggcgactcttggcgccatctgttctagtttttggaactaacttaatttgaacaaatttacgcataaacacccccttataacccctttttccagtaagaagtagcctatgtcctttctcaggctttagactatctgtgtacaaaatttcattacaattggttcagtagttttggcgtgaaagcgagacagacagacagacagagatactttcgcatttataatattagtatagattatgatgataaaaaatgctacgaGTATTACATTCGAACCTGTGTTTCTCAGTTTAACCATTAGCTTCAGTCCCCGAAGCTTTTCTTTTCACTTATCAAAAAGTTGTATTTACAAACATGTTTAACTTTAATGGTGATCAACTATTTTCGTTCGAATCCAATTTTAATTGGCAAGGCTTACCTAAAACAATGAGGTATCAAATCACCCTTCCGAGTTCCCCCCGGCCCAAAACCTTAACAGTTGTATAGCTGTTGACGTTCGAAGTTGGAAATAAAAGCGGTGAACAGAACATGCACTTACAGCCACTTTATACCTCCTCAAAGGCTTATACAGGTTCATGAGTGTTGAAAATTGTGCTACATATTTTTCGTACTCGATATTTTGCTTTAAATGTTTCGTGAAATTTCATACATCTTTTCGTTAAAGTGTCCAATTTACGGATTTATAggaaataagtttatttatattatgtagacataCACTTaaggtgcgtccacatttgtatcatttgcgcgatcagatctccgtcgcgatcaTCGCGCCGTATCAAGTACGCGTATCATAGTATGGACGCCTATTAGATCAATCTGTCGATCATGCGGgtatttgatacgacacgtatCAGAGGCCacaccacgaaaccgttttgagactcaaacaatcgtacgagaatgccgcgtcccactctaacaaacatgaaacgacgttgttagagcaggacgcggcattgtcgtccgattgtttgagtctcaaaacaatttcatagtaggcctacagatACGCGGCTAATAGCGATCGAGGCGTATCATGATACGTGTATCATTTTGATacgcttcgatgatacgcgacggagatctgatcggagatctgatcacgcaaatgttattttataatataaccaCAACTGCGAATAAGACTATCGCACGTAGTTTGGTAGGGTTATATCAAGCATACCCGAAAGATCACGGGCAACATTAATGACTTCACATAATcctaccaaataacgtaggcccACTATGTGCTTATGTAACACAATCTGTAgacatttcagaagtctagctatagcgcttCCTgtgatacagcctagagacatacagacggacagacaaatgacaatgaagtcttagtaataggcttcagtttttagggttccgtagtcaacaaggaactcttatagtttcggtctgtccgtccgtctgtctgtccgagtACTCAGAGACTATGGTATCTGTAGAaaatctttaaataatatatttttttggcgTGTTGATTGTCGATGGATAGGTTTCTTAAAAATATcacgagtattcatagatcatttttcgatttagggatccatttctAAAATAAGAAGtttcaaagcggaaaaaatcgttagagtccagcgcccccccttctaccagctgaacgattgcttctggaaatgtggaaaatttcacgggagtaggaaatatgctgaatttaaaagaaaaattatcacggctaagaagacttcataagttattgagtacttatagtcgatcaactaaaaaaaaaaattcggagAAGTACAAAGAAATTTTtagttcaaattcctttgaacttaactgagatgatgttgttagtagtgtaaaacacgttataaataaatgtacattcattgaccgtacaaaaattatcaaaaattaacGGTAACTttatgcgtgggagagccatgcttcggcacgaatgggccggctcgaccggagaaataccacgttctcacagaaaaccggcgtgaaacagcgcttgcgctgtgtttcgttgagtgagtgagtttaccggaggcccgatcccctaccctattcccttccctaccctcccctattcccttcccttccctaccctcccctattgtcctattccctcttaaaaggccggcaacgcatctccagctcttctgatgctgcgagtgtccatgggcgacggaagttgctttccatcaggtgacccgtttgctcgtttgccccctttatttaataaaaaaaaactatggaaCCCTATTTTGCTCGTGGCCCGACACACACTTTGCTGGTTTTTACCCttctggtacggaaccctaacaaaaaAAGTCACTGAAATAGTTTCTATGCTAGGAAAGAACTATTCCAGGACCCAGCTCatcggggctcatcgcaaaaatccgcctccatacaatttgtatggaagcggaaatccgctgcgccccgacacagtgcatacataattttacaaatataatatattacagtacataatattacaaatgcggaAACTGTttcctatacagggtgtaacaaaaataagtgataatactttagggtgtgtacgtgttccttgtagagagttcactgtgaaagtagcagcgctgaaagaccaaaaaattttttcacttttgtatggggaaactcgtgacgctcaggcccttgcccatacaaaagtgaaaaaaaaaattcgtctttcagcactgctactttcacagtgaactctgtacaaggaacacgtacacaccctaaagtattatcacttatttttgttacaccctgtatattttatatcctATTCGTAATAATCCGTATTAAAGTATATACATCCTAATATTATCACTAGTAATATGAATGTAGCCACTAATACGACTTACATTATACATTATCTATTATGTCCGTcttttaataatatacacttataACTTATTTCTCTTTAGTTAATCCGAACAGAGGCGAATGGCGATAATGTCACTACATTTGACGAAGGATTCTTAATCTAAGACTTTCGTAATCTCTTATCTTaaacatattaaattaagaaattaaaaaaaacccccgccaaaaaactttaaaaaataatgaaattcaagttcaaataattcctaacttgtgtaaagtaatattttagtccataattgttgtcacggtgtgtcgggggaccgccaagtaaactacaacctacaaccgccaagtcgctgattatctctattcagttcgctgtgaattgatccttaaacttgttatgtgaaatcaaacatctacattagcggtcccccgacacaccttgacaacaattatggactaaaatattactttacacaagttaggaattatttgaactaaaaggcagtaaatattatttcattactttttaaagttgttttggcgggggtttttacttcttaatttaattttatttcatactttttaaagttgtgttggttatagtgcagaataattcctatcaacagaatcatattctcatgattaccatctatcaatgtccttttcgatgaggccgttaatatgggCCCAAACATgcaacctccactttgggttcatacgaagttcggttcctatagaatccaggtgatgctgcagtagcagcatgtaaatatttagtgtttatctacttcttactgtttgtcgcaatcaaaatgagcccaaacacgaaacctctgctgtaagttggcgaggagttggatatcctattgattaccaggttatgctgcaacaccaggtcaactttccattattatgtgtatacgttcacaactagaatgaaatataaaacccatcaaacgactacaagttgctaacggcctttcatgaaccagataaaccctggttgtccagcactgagcaggatgatgatgatgaattatagctaagaacactctcgatcatgccagcttttaaacaaaaaaaactagatcaaaatcggtccacccgtttggacgctacgatgccacggacagatacacacacagacaaacagacagacagacacgtcaaacttataacacccctcttttttgtcgggggtcaaaaattctcgtgtcacaatgttcgttcccgtactcctccgaaacggcttgaccgattctcatgaaattttgtgagcatattgagtaggtctgagaatcagccaacatctatttttcatacccctataTCGATGTTCTtgaaatgatctaaaaagtatgaaataattcttattcttcatgtAGTGCCTTTTTGGGAAAATTCGATAAAACCTCAACTACTTCTGCACCCAATTATCATTCTTCTGAAGTATGTACCTACCGGCTAAGTACTATGTCAATGATCTCAGTTCTGAGCtcgtaccgacttcaaaagaatgaaaattaagTGCAGAACTTCATTTTTGTCTTTGAAGTCaggttattttttttgttaaaaaataataatataataaactctGCTAGCTTTTGATAATTTTCAGCacatattaaataacattttgtgGGGGTCCCTAAAAGGGTGCTGAAATCATCTGTTACATCTatactagtctatactaatattataaatgcgaaagtatctctgtctgtctgtctgtctcgctttcacgccaaaactaccgaaccgaatgtaatgaattttgtatacagatagtctaaagcctgagaaaggacataggctacttttttactggaaaaaaacgttgtaagggggtgaaaataagtaaatttgttagttccaaaaatgcataatagatggcgccgtgcgtctcttacatcgcgctaacgcttgcccaaaagcctttctataagaggtggtattatcttaaaGTTGATTTTAGCTTTCTTTATTGTTATTTCcttttttaccgttatttaatataatatcagtacTTACATAACCTTAatcctatcaatgataaatagtttatgggtaaagttgtgtaattgcggggctaaataagcttaaaaatttggcataaaatataaagtttaatttaaaaaattgaaatattatgtgcacactgttttgatttaagtgGTACCTAccaggatttttttataaaagctcttgacaccaattttgttgacatcgcgcgctataaactgaagtccacgcggacgaagtcgcgggcaacagctagtaaaataatacATTGGATTGAAGCGCttagcttatgtcaaaattttgaattaattacatgtTTTAAGCAAtgaatgttccactctgagtgcggcagtaagataCAGGcaaaaaatttatcaaaaatgaTATTCAGCAAACAATAGAAGTAATTCGGGTCACCGCGCTGACGGCGCGGCGGCCGGCGGCGGGCGGCTGTTACCCTGACATCGAACGCACTATTGCCAACACTATATAAGCGGTATTGCACCAGACGTGAGTATCATTCGGTGACCAGTGACCACATCCCGAGGACGATGAGGACCTGCGTGCTGCTGTGTGCCCTGCTCGCTGCCGCCTGCGCCCGCCACGTGCGCCGGCCCAGGAGCGCCGACCTCGAGCCCGCCGCCTCCCACCACTGGGAGAAGGGCGGCGGTGGCGAGCACCACGGCGACCACCACCACGAGGGCGGCGGCCACAACGAGAAGGGCTACAAGGGGCACCACGAGGACCACCACGGCAAGCACGGCCACTCCCACCACGAGGGCCACAAGGGCCACTACGACGAGCACGGCGGCCATAAGAAGCACCACCACCACGACGACGGGTACTACGACGAGCACCACCACGGCGAGAAGGGTGAACACGGCCACGGGTTCGAGGAGAAGGGCCACTTCCACAAGGGCCACTCGACGAAGGGACACCACGGCGTCCACAAGGTGGACGAATTCAAGAAGGACAAGCACTTCCACGACAAGCACGGGGAGTCCGGCTTCGAGGAGGGCTACGGCGGCCACCACCACGAGGGCGGGTACAAGAAGGGCGGGGAGTTCCACAAGGGCCACAAGGAGGGCGGGCACCACGAGCACGAGCACGGCGAGAAGGGCCACCACGAGAAGGGCGGGCACCACCACAACCATAAAGGCCACCACGACGAGGGCGGCCACCACgagcaccaccaccaccacgaGGGCCACGGCAGCAAGGGCGGCCACGAGGACCACAAGCACTGGGGCTGGAAGCACTGATGAGATCGACGCTGTAGACCAATGTAATTTGTTATTGTTAGTTACtttgtgatataatattaaaagttgatagtcaatatattaattattttatttagtaaagcAAAAATTATGGCATTGACGAATTATTTCTAGAATAATATTTCATGACCAAAAGTTACAGTTACATGGGACTTTTCTGATCATACCTACGTAAACtaaaatagtattttgtatGAAGTACTTCTTAATAGTATACTTCCAAATGTGCACAAAAGTGATGCAGCTGCTAGTCCAGGTATATAACATCTACCACGACTGCCAAGCGAAAAACGCTCACAAAAGTCCGTTAACGatacgatataataatatatcccaGCGTACCTAAACGATTTTTCGGTACAAAAGGGAGTCCCAGGGCTCCGGGATGAGTTCGGACTCATCATCGCGACCACACAAACTTGGTTTCGAGAGTGGAGACGAATAAAATGTGGGCTAAGGTGACAGATGTCAAAGTTGCTGAAGTTATTTAAAACTACCCGATTTGGCTCCGTGGTTCAATAAATTGTGTGTTTAGGCTGTGCGGTAATActtaatagataatataattatctatacttatcttatatctttaaatgaacaattcttgtatatatataattcgaatctcggaatcggctccaacgattttcatgaaatttagtatattgggggtttcgggggcgataaatcgatctagctaggaatcatttttagaaaatgtcattttattcgtgttttatcgaataccgagcaaagctcggtcaaacagctagtacttattaatattataaagcgggggagtttctttgtttgaacgcgctaatctcaggaacagtAGCTAGATAACGCATTTATCGaataaggctataggctatattttatcacgttaaatCATTCGAATCAAAATAAAGAAACAGTGCAATAACACCACGTTCACAATAGTTTTAATGTATAAACGATTTCACCCCTTACTTTGTCTGTGGTACGGGAATATTCACTTTTTATTCTTCCCCAGGATTTACCCTCCTGATTAAGGCTTTGCGCGCCCTGGGGGCTTCAAAACACTGGTAAAGGGATGTTTCATAAATTTTATCGTCGGCTTTTTCAATTTCTATGTTGGCGTTTTTTGTCTCGCTTTGCCGTCGTCTTTTATAAAGTTGGGAGCTATTAAAGTCTGTATTATGTACTATAGAATCGATACCTTTTGATGGAATTATGGCAAGCATATGACGTGACTTtgttttgcttaaaataaaatctttgagTGTATTTActatcttatattatatctttaatctgaatacctcgatcgtgggaatggcagacacaacagatttccaattgttatgcgacagccgggtgccgcttggagattgatgggttaatctgTGGCAAAAGGCAGGAGTAAGAAACTTATAAGTTCAAACCACGATGGGCACAAAAAATCATATAAATTTTGGCATTAAGTATGAGGTCGTGTCATGATCACGATTCGAGACCACACATTATTTACAACTTTAAAAAGCGTTTTTCCTCAGATTGTCATGAGTAAGCGCACCATTAAAATGCCATTGTTAATATCGTTAAAACGATGCTCAAACGTTCACTATCACAATAAAATTTGTGAACAGTGTTTTTACGGCCAGTAGATCCATTCAAGCTCGTGAATAGGAAATCGAGTGTGCACTACATTATAACAGTAATCTTGAATAGCAACCATTCACTACTGAATAGAGATCtatgtgaaaattttattttagggTCATGTTATACAACTGTTTAACAAAGtgttaacaatatattttataataataattatacttacaatATATAACGATATTGTTAGAATATGTTACTTGAGTTTGATTTAGCAGCTATAGGGATTACTTATTATGGCATTGttgagtatataatattatggtatgaaATAATATAAGGTATGAAGAATAGTCTGATAATGTTGCCTATTTATAATAGGCATTTTAGTCTCCTAATAACTCTGTTGGTGTAAATCTTATCACTTCAGTAAATCTAGACACAAATTAGAAATCTTTAGTGTCGCTCGTATCACAGCCTTGACACTACGTAGAGACTCCGAATTTCCTAACCGCTTTTATACTAGTATAAATGATCTCGGGCCACCGGTCCAGGCATCACTCTCACAGGTTCCACCATGAGGAGCAGTCTGCTAGCGCTGTGCGGGCTCCTCGCCCTGGCGGCCGCCGCCGTCGCCCGGGACAtccccgccgcccccgccgccgacCTCGAGGTCGCCGCCTCCGGACACCACTGGGACAAGGGTGGCGGCCACGAGCACCACGGGCACCACCACCACGACCACGGTGGCCACCACCACAAGGGCCACAAGGGCCACCACGAGGACCACCACGGCAAGCACGGCCACTCCCACCACGAGGGCCACAAGGGCCACCACGGCGAGCACGGCGGCCACAAGAAGCACCACCACCACGACGACGGCTACCACCATCACCACCACCATGGCGAGAAGGGCGAGCACGGCCACGGCCACGAGGAGCACGGCCACTGGCACAAGGGCCACGACACGAAGGGCCACCACGGCATCGAGAAACACGACGAATTCAAGAAGGACAAGCACTTCCACGACCACCACGGCGAGAAGGGCCATGAGTCCCATCACGGCGGCCACCACCACGAGGGCGGGTACAAGAAGGGCGGCCACTTCCACAAGGGCCACAAGCACGGCGGCCACCACGAGCACGAGCACGGCAAGAAGGGCCACCACGAGAAGGGAGgacaccaccaccaccacaagGGCCACCACGGGGACGGCGGCCACCACGAGCACTGGCACCACCACCACGACCACGGCAAGAAGGGCGGCCACGAGGACCACAAGCACTGGGGCCACAAGTCTCACCACTAGAGACCACTCGACTGTTAATTATGTAGTTGTTGTTGATATTTTGTTACTatgttttttaacaaaaaataaaacggtTCCCTAGAAAAACTGCTACATTTTGTATTAAATCCCTCTATAGCTCCGTCGTTATTGGTTCTCCTATTCCCATAACGACCCATAAAAATAAAGCGACGGCTTTCATTTCCGCCCTTTGTGTTgtctaattaaaataaatattatcccGAGTTAATAACATAAACATTTATGTCCCCTCAATAATTCTAATAACATCTTTTGTTTCTAATTTTCTTATAATACAAAGGACGCCAGCCTCATTATGTAATTAAGGTCTGGCAGATAAATTCAGGACTTTAAGCATGTGTCTGTCTGGTCTATTATAAGATATTCCATTAGGTAGTAAAAATTATGGCATTTGTATCCATTGTGCATTACaccattaattttaatattattaaatcataaATTCAAAAACAGAATTATTCTCCGAGCGAAATAAAACACTCTTAAAACACTGTAGAGCCAATAGTTTCACTTTGCATGACATGGAACAGGTTTTTATAAAATTCCGTACTATGTAATGaagtatcagagaagttgattcctaggcaggtcATCATCAGGATCACAgagttaacattgaattgacataagctagGACCA
This genomic window from Aricia agestis chromosome 2, ilAriAges1.1, whole genome shotgun sequence contains:
- the LOC121739896 gene encoding histidine-rich glycoprotein-like, producing MRSSLLALCGLLALAAAAVARDIPAAPAADLEVAASGHHWDKGGGHEHHGHHHHDHGGHHHKGHKGHHEDHHGKHGHSHHEGHKGHHGEHGGHKKHHHHDDGYHHHHHHGEKGEHGHGHEEHGHWHKGHDTKGHHGIEKHDEFKKDKHFHDHHGEKGHESHHGGHHHEGGYKKGGHFHKGHKHGGHHEHEHGKKGHHEKGGHHHHHKGHHGDGGHHEHWHHHHDHGKKGGHEDHKHWGHKSHH
- the LOC121739690 gene encoding histidine-rich glycoprotein-like translates to MRTCVLLCALLAAACARHVRRPRSADLEPAASHHWEKGGGGEHHGDHHHEGGGHNEKGYKGHHEDHHGKHGHSHHEGHKGHYDEHGGHKKHHHHDDGYYDEHHHGEKGEHGHGFEEKGHFHKGHSTKGHHGVHKVDEFKKDKHFHDKHGESGFEEGYGGHHHEGGYKKGGEFHKGHKEGGHHEHEHGEKGHHEKGGHHHNHKGHHDEGGHHEHHHHHEGHGSKGGHEDHKHWGWKH